The Methanocella arvoryzae MRE50 genome includes a region encoding these proteins:
- a CDS encoding PA14 domain-containing protein, which produces MDDRGISDAFFTVMSIGIVVLAGILIASTVLAFASSHGKTAADQLKELQEPGLKKGVSAFYYTIDPATSDLASADPNKILPDSYATRRTENAISADASTLPEEAPDQNGMIIWTGYVAIPAEGTYTFTLDSAGGSWLWIDGRQIVANPGNHPRASVSSLPVQLSAGLHRIKARYYYTSEAFCKVTCSHEGHAQELRHYH; this is translated from the coding sequence ATGGACGACCGGGGTATATCCGACGCGTTCTTCACCGTGATGTCTATCGGCATCGTGGTGCTGGCAGGCATCCTGATCGCAAGCACAGTGCTCGCCTTTGCCAGCAGCCACGGAAAAACCGCCGCAGACCAGCTGAAAGAGCTGCAAGAACCAGGGCTGAAGAAAGGAGTCAGCGCCTTCTACTACACTATCGACCCGGCAACATCAGACCTGGCCTCTGCAGACCCGAACAAGATCCTGCCGGACAGCTATGCCACACGCCGGACGGAGAACGCCATTTCGGCAGACGCGTCGACGCTCCCCGAGGAGGCCCCGGATCAAAACGGGATGATCATCTGGACAGGATATGTCGCTATCCCTGCCGAAGGGACATACACATTCACCCTCGACAGCGCCGGCGGCTCATGGTTATGGATCGACGGCAGACAGATAGTCGCGAACCCAGGCAACCATCCCAGGGCATCGGTGAGCAGCCTGCCTGTGCAGCTTTCCGCAGGACTGCACAGGATCAAGGCAAGGTACTACTATACAAGCGAAGCTTTCTGCAAAGTCACGTGCAGCCACGAAGGCCATGCCCAGGAACTCCGGCATTACCATTAA
- a CDS encoding type IV pilin, protein MPLHPITKDDFGVENAVYGILMIAIVVMVALLIGSLVLSQGGQVQVLASSPKASLTGVMYGGTTPTMMINHESGDPLQVSQIMLNVYDDDGVLIGSTQVSNISPAVTPEQLSPGMQTSAIPLSLNTGKTIDTGSRYTVKVVSSQSKQQIGSVVLVAR, encoded by the coding sequence ATGCCCCTACACCCCATAACAAAAGACGACTTCGGCGTAGAAAACGCCGTCTATGGCATACTAATGATCGCTATCGTAGTCATGGTAGCGCTATTGATAGGATCGCTCGTGCTGTCCCAGGGCGGGCAGGTACAGGTGCTGGCAAGCTCACCTAAAGCCAGCCTCACCGGCGTCATGTACGGCGGTACTACCCCCACCATGATGATCAACCACGAGTCGGGAGACCCCCTGCAGGTGAGCCAGATCATGCTGAACGTCTACGACGATGATGGCGTGCTGATCGGATCCACACAGGTATCGAACATTTCGCCTGCCGTCACCCCGGAGCAGCTAAGCCCGGGCATGCAGACATCTGCGATACCGCTCTCCCTCAACACTGGTAAGACGATCGACACCGGATCGAGATACACAGTCAAAGTAGTGAGCAGCCAGTCCAAACAACAGATAGGCAGCGTCGTGCTGGTGGCACGGTAG
- a CDS encoding flavodoxin domain-containing protein yields MAGKRALVVYDTKYGATEQIANWIAEGINDADIRHVDDVEGLDYDLVVVGTPIYNDMPSPRIVDFMDKYRDVLLNRKVALFTVSVPYDMTPERAKRYAGQKELKRLVDHVKGTIIASRAFLGKIDLKEMTELDRISLRIRYFLKGYRLKEVNFTNRDDAVGWGKNLYDLLTRPPEAIPPEPREK; encoded by the coding sequence ATGGCTGGCAAGAGAGCGCTTGTTGTATACGATACGAAGTATGGTGCTACGGAGCAGATAGCTAACTGGATTGCGGAGGGGATCAACGACGCCGACATCCGGCATGTGGATGATGTCGAGGGTCTGGACTACGATCTGGTCGTCGTCGGAACGCCCATCTACAATGATATGCCCTCGCCGAGAATTGTGGACTTTATGGATAAGTACCGGGATGTGCTCCTGAACCGGAAGGTGGCTCTGTTTACCGTGAGTGTGCCTTACGATATGACGCCGGAGCGGGCCAAAAGATATGCGGGGCAAAAGGAACTGAAGCGGCTGGTAGATCATGTAAAAGGCACAATCATCGCTTCCAGGGCTTTTCTGGGGAAGATCGACCTGAAGGAAATGACTGAGCTGGACCGGATCTCGCTGCGCATCAGGTATTTTCTGAAGGGCTATCGGCTGAAGGAGGTCAATTTCACCAACCGGGACGATGCTGTCGGCTGGGGGAAAAATCTCTACGATCTCCTGACCCGGCCGCCCGAAGCCATTCCGCCTGAGCCCCGGGAAAAATAA
- a CDS encoding deoxycytidylate deaminase produces the protein MSRPSKDEYFMEIAQVVSKRSTCLRLHVGAVIVKNGQIISTGYNGAPHGFDHCLDIGCIRENQNIAHGTRHELCRAVHAEQNAIIQAAIHGASIEGAAVYCTHQPCILCTKMIINGKIKRVVYLNEYPDTSSLDFLKQAGVEVVRMPGGKNELQPEQVPLEQKQSSV, from the coding sequence ATGAGCCGGCCATCCAAAGACGAGTATTTCATGGAGATCGCGCAGGTAGTCTCGAAGAGGTCTACCTGCCTTCGCCTCCATGTAGGCGCAGTCATCGTGAAAAACGGCCAGATCATCTCTACGGGATATAACGGCGCACCCCACGGCTTCGATCACTGCCTGGACATCGGGTGCATCAGGGAAAACCAGAACATCGCCCACGGCACCAGGCACGAGCTGTGCCGGGCCGTGCACGCCGAGCAGAACGCCATCATTCAGGCGGCCATCCACGGCGCCTCCATCGAAGGCGCCGCAGTCTACTGCACCCATCAGCCCTGCATACTCTGCACCAAGATGATCATCAATGGCAAGATTAAGAGGGTCGTGTACCTGAACGAGTACCCGGACACGTCCTCGCTGGACTTCCTGAAACAGGCTGGCGTCGAGGTCGTACGTATGCCCGGCGGCAAAAACGAGCTGCAGCCCGAGCAGGTTCCCCTGGAGCAAAAGCAGTCCAGCGTCTAA
- a CDS encoding deoxyhypusine synthase, protein MAKSKFLQKETVPVKVTEKTIAGLTDAMAMTGFQGRKLGESVNTWADMLRQNNLTIMMGYTGAMSPAGMRKIISYMIQNRMIDCLVSTGANMFHDIFESMGGHHYVGSHVANDEALFKEGVDRIYDVFAVEQEFRGADYMVMEFAKEHLEAGKSYSSREFLYLLGKHMTEKGCDPDGIVASAYRYNVPIFVPALCDSSIGIALMVARREGHAINIDQMKDVDEITQIVENTKKTGVVYIGGGVPKNFIQQTEVIMSMLELPIEGHSYAIQYTADAPHWGGLSGCTFEEAVSWGKIAAVAPKVQVFVDATIALPVVSHALAEKTKDYIGKRKAPQYDWSGKKLKVRFEVTKAPAVKAPAAKAPASKKAPANKTAAKKPVAKKATAKKPKK, encoded by the coding sequence GTGGCAAAGAGTAAATTCCTACAGAAAGAGACAGTTCCAGTCAAGGTCACAGAGAAGACCATCGCAGGCCTGACTGACGCTATGGCCATGACCGGCTTCCAGGGCAGGAAGCTGGGCGAGTCCGTCAACACCTGGGCAGACATGCTCAGGCAGAACAACCTGACCATCATGATGGGATACACGGGAGCCATGTCCCCCGCGGGCATGCGCAAGATCATCTCATACATGATCCAGAACCGCATGATCGACTGCCTGGTATCTACCGGCGCCAACATGTTCCACGACATCTTCGAGTCCATGGGCGGGCACCACTACGTGGGCAGCCATGTGGCCAACGACGAGGCGCTCTTCAAGGAAGGAGTAGACAGGATCTACGACGTCTTCGCAGTTGAGCAGGAGTTCAGAGGCGCAGACTACATGGTCATGGAGTTCGCCAAAGAACACCTCGAGGCGGGCAAATCGTACTCCTCCAGAGAGTTCCTCTATCTACTAGGCAAGCACATGACCGAGAAAGGCTGCGACCCGGACGGCATAGTCGCCAGCGCATACAGGTACAATGTGCCCATCTTCGTGCCCGCGCTCTGCGACAGCTCAATAGGCATCGCCCTCATGGTCGCCAGGCGGGAAGGCCACGCGATCAACATCGACCAGATGAAGGACGTCGATGAGATCACCCAGATCGTGGAGAACACAAAGAAGACTGGCGTCGTATACATCGGCGGAGGCGTGCCCAAGAACTTCATCCAGCAGACCGAAGTCATCATGTCCATGCTCGAGCTGCCCATCGAAGGCCACAGCTACGCCATCCAGTACACCGCAGACGCACCCCACTGGGGCGGCCTGTCCGGCTGCACCTTCGAAGAGGCTGTCAGCTGGGGCAAGATCGCCGCGGTAGCACCCAAGGTGCAGGTCTTCGTGGACGCCACCATCGCCTTACCCGTAGTGTCCCACGCCCTTGCTGAGAAGACGAAGGACTACATCGGAAAGAGAAAGGCTCCGCAGTACGACTGGTCCGGCAAGAAGCTGAAGGTCAGGTTCGAGGTGACGAAGGCTCCGGCCGTAAAGGCTCCTGCAGCAAAGGCACCAGCATCGAAGAAAGCGCCGGCTAACAAGACGGCGGCTAAGAAGCCGGTGGCTAAAAAGGCGACGGCAAAAAAACCTAAGAAGTAA
- a CDS encoding DUF128 domain-containing protein, with the protein MLAQDEEMMFTDARIDSIMYQVTFNPKTREGDIIANLSLVDKKDLDETLEIFRQVMYSGLSVCSYVKLFDEGDIFSGLTIPAGKAGITTVCSITIDGVLLKSGIPAKPIFGGIVQVKDRVPVRFTDSIRYECTTIDPLEVLMSQDLTSVREMMRTGSGKILANLREVPMAAKDDVDRTINRLLTAGFYGILEVGEPNSPVLGADVSRDHMGIIITGGTNPMCAAQEAGIPIITKAIKGVLDFHEMKKLA; encoded by the coding sequence ATGCTTGCTCAAGACGAAGAGATGATGTTCACCGACGCCAGGATCGACTCCATCATGTACCAGGTGACCTTCAATCCCAAGACCAGAGAAGGCGACATCATAGCCAACCTGTCCCTGGTCGACAAGAAAGACCTGGACGAAACGCTGGAAATCTTCCGGCAGGTCATGTACAGCGGCCTGTCAGTCTGCTCGTACGTCAAGCTTTTCGACGAGGGAGATATCTTCTCGGGGCTGACGATCCCCGCGGGCAAAGCTGGCATCACTACTGTGTGCAGCATCACGATAGACGGCGTGCTGCTCAAGTCCGGAATCCCCGCGAAACCCATCTTCGGGGGAATCGTACAGGTGAAGGACAGAGTTCCGGTGAGGTTCACAGACAGCATCAGGTACGAGTGCACGACCATCGACCCCCTCGAAGTCCTCATGTCTCAGGACCTCACTTCAGTCAGGGAAATGATGAGGACGGGATCGGGCAAGATTCTGGCCAACCTCAGGGAAGTACCGATGGCGGCCAAAGACGACGTCGACCGCACCATCAACCGCCTGCTGACCGCCGGATTCTACGGCATCCTCGAAGTCGGCGAGCCAAACTCCCCGGTGCTGGGCGCAGATGTCAGCAGAGACCACATGGGTATTATCATCACTGGCGGCACCAACCCGATGTGCGCCGCCCAGGAAGCGGGCATCCCCATTATCACAAAAGCCATCAAGGGCGTGCTGGACTTCCACGAGATGAAAAAACTGGCCTGA
- a CDS encoding restriction endonuclease encodes MSNNLIDVLEQIFGTYNYTVGAKNDFDLVAEKPNNNVAIRVMDNPGTEDVRQFADMAKAEGCKALIVSMTYFTEDVKKAARVRDVMIWDRAELEKQIGKAVLLRIDADRDPFASSPEPAPAEKKEVSVSALTQELYGSAPEKPKAARAAAGKAVAAEPRPEPRQEVFEAEDGPAVAADVAVAEEPEVEEEPLKLPIKCYPVKIKATDAVKISGNIGRAEDTEVTLNFIPYWKYDYSLDVMGKYRDLTVPMTGKGSKMINAINRNVDAVPNLKLIDGVEVPDAPYHIQQAALTEEEARAMAIKSIIDDHTRTIRLKGTQGEAAIVEHKKFSPKPTDIKFAMEMLYVPFWSVRSHKGYMEINAYDGKPTQTPMDDGAEIL; translated from the coding sequence ATGTCAAATAATCTGATAGATGTCTTGGAGCAGATTTTTGGCACTTACAACTATACGGTGGGTGCTAAGAATGACTTCGATCTCGTCGCCGAGAAGCCGAACAATAATGTGGCCATCCGAGTCATGGACAACCCGGGTACGGAGGATGTCAGGCAGTTCGCCGACATGGCGAAAGCCGAGGGCTGCAAAGCCCTCATCGTCTCGATGACCTACTTCACGGAGGACGTGAAAAAGGCTGCAAGGGTAAGGGACGTCATGATCTGGGACCGGGCGGAGCTCGAGAAGCAGATCGGCAAAGCGGTCCTCCTCCGTATCGACGCGGACCGCGATCCGTTTGCGTCCTCGCCGGAGCCTGCCCCGGCCGAGAAGAAGGAAGTCTCCGTGTCAGCGCTGACCCAGGAGCTTTACGGCAGCGCCCCGGAGAAGCCTAAAGCTGCTAGGGCGGCTGCAGGGAAGGCAGTCGCTGCCGAGCCGAGGCCGGAGCCCCGGCAGGAAGTCTTCGAGGCTGAAGACGGGCCGGCAGTCGCCGCGGATGTGGCGGTGGCAGAAGAGCCCGAGGTAGAGGAAGAGCCACTGAAACTGCCTATCAAGTGTTATCCCGTCAAGATCAAGGCTACCGACGCTGTCAAGATATCGGGCAACATCGGCAGGGCGGAAGACACTGAGGTAACCCTCAACTTCATCCCCTACTGGAAGTACGACTACTCCCTGGACGTCATGGGCAAGTACCGCGACTTGACCGTGCCGATGACCGGCAAGGGCTCGAAGATGATCAACGCGATCAACAGGAACGTGGATGCAGTGCCCAACCTGAAACTGATCGACGGCGTTGAAGTGCCCGACGCACCGTACCACATCCAGCAGGCGGCTCTGACCGAGGAAGAAGCCCGGGCAATGGCCATCAAGTCCATCATCGACGATCACACCCGGACTATCCGGCTCAAGGGTACCCAGGGCGAAGCGGCGATCGTGGAGCACAAGAAGTTCAGCCCCAAGCCCACTGACATCAAGTTCGCCATGGAAATGCTGTACGTTCCGTTCTGGTCGGTCCGCAGCCACAAGGGCTACATGGAAATCAACGCCTACGATGGCAAGCCCACCCAGACCCCGATGGACGACGGCGCGGAGATCCTGTAA
- a CDS encoding DUF4349 domain-containing protein, with product MRSKLLLPLIAIAIILVAAAAAGCTSMNGGTGLSSGDRPSSYGESWNGPQVAPQYPGAYDSKSSGTAGVAPVPTASGEAYSDIGNRKVIMTASIQIETTKFNESVDKVRFLATSTGGYVQSSSMNMYDQNRRSSTITIKVPQSAYEQTLSEIRKLGTVKSDSSTGSDVTLQYVDVESRLKNLRAEEARLIDIMDQAKNVTEILAVERELSRVQGEIESYQARLNVLNSQIDFSTITVYVTEPEPVVSYDWGIGDAVTEAVHAFVGMIGGLIVLTGYLIPLVLYLALGLAALYLLIRGALWLYKRSQNRKTEAAEEKKERPEEKK from the coding sequence ATGAGATCAAAGCTACTATTACCACTCATCGCCATAGCTATCATACTCGTTGCAGCCGCTGCCGCGGGCTGTACGAGCATGAATGGCGGCACCGGGCTATCCTCCGGGGACAGGCCCAGCTCATACGGAGAATCCTGGAATGGCCCGCAGGTTGCCCCGCAGTACCCTGGGGCTTACGATAGCAAGAGCTCTGGCACCGCCGGTGTAGCGCCAGTGCCGACTGCGTCGGGTGAAGCCTATTCTGACATTGGGAACCGCAAGGTGATCATGACCGCCTCCATCCAGATCGAGACCACTAAGTTCAACGAGTCGGTAGATAAAGTAAGGTTCCTTGCTACCTCCACCGGCGGGTACGTCCAGTCGTCCAGCATGAACATGTACGACCAGAACCGGAGGAGCAGCACTATCACCATCAAGGTCCCCCAGTCGGCTTACGAGCAGACTCTATCCGAGATCCGAAAGCTCGGCACTGTGAAGTCCGACAGCTCTACTGGTTCGGATGTTACATTACAGTATGTCGATGTGGAGTCGAGGCTGAAGAACCTGAGAGCTGAAGAGGCGAGGCTCATCGACATCATGGATCAGGCGAAGAATGTCACGGAAATACTGGCAGTAGAGAGGGAACTGTCCCGGGTGCAGGGAGAGATCGAGTCCTACCAGGCCCGGCTGAACGTGCTGAACAGCCAGATCGACTTCTCCACAATCACGGTCTACGTTACCGAGCCTGAGCCGGTTGTATCCTACGACTGGGGCATCGGGGACGCGGTCACTGAAGCGGTCCACGCTTTCGTAGGCATGATTGGCGGCCTCATCGTGCTGACAGGCTACCTCATACCGCTGGTGCTCTACCTGGCGCTCGGCCTCGCGGCCCTCTACCTGCTGATCCGCGGCGCCCTCTGGCTGTACAAAAGGTCTCAGAACAGGAAGACAGAGGCCGCAGAGGAGAAGAAGGAGCGGCCAGAAGAGAAGAAGTAA
- a CDS encoding nucleotidyltransferase family protein — translation MKACILCGGTGTRLRPLTFERPKPSIPILNKPSVGHLVEHLSKNGFNEIVITLGYMGEVIENYLGDGSLFGVDIKYVYEKEKLGTAGSVKNAEKYLAGGPFLVVGGDHVLNLNLRELYDFHNRTNGMVTISVLSIDDPREFGIVDLDNNHVIHRFREKPGPGEIFSNLASTGIYALSPEVFDYIPKQKYDFAKDLFPKLLKEDKKISGWLARGQWTDVGNPQAYRAAQKWMLENMPGTYIHGRLLVEGAKLNGPLDVGNNVSVGKNSVVVGPVIIGENTVIGDNVLIGPYTSIGKSCNIGNDCRILASYIYDGVKVGAGCSVSGAIIDDDVSIGKSCTLENGTVIGPRTMIGNDVTVHSDVRIWPEVVIQAGVSVAEDTMNEQFATDVNGS, via the coding sequence GTGAAAGCATGTATTCTCTGCGGGGGCACAGGCACCCGCTTAAGGCCTCTTACATTTGAAAGGCCGAAGCCAAGCATCCCTATCTTAAATAAGCCGTCAGTCGGGCACCTCGTAGAGCACCTGTCGAAAAACGGCTTCAATGAGATCGTCATCACTCTGGGCTACATGGGCGAAGTCATCGAGAACTACCTAGGGGACGGATCGCTGTTCGGAGTGGACATCAAGTACGTCTACGAAAAGGAAAAGCTGGGCACGGCGGGCAGCGTCAAGAACGCCGAGAAATACCTGGCCGGAGGCCCGTTCCTGGTGGTCGGCGGCGACCACGTGCTGAACCTGAACCTCAGAGAGCTATACGACTTCCATAACCGGACAAACGGTATGGTCACGATATCTGTGCTCAGCATCGACGACCCGAGAGAGTTCGGCATCGTCGACCTGGACAATAACCACGTGATCCACCGGTTCAGGGAAAAGCCGGGGCCGGGCGAAATCTTCTCCAACCTGGCCTCCACGGGCATCTATGCGCTGAGCCCCGAGGTCTTCGACTACATCCCGAAGCAGAAGTACGACTTTGCCAAGGACCTGTTCCCGAAGCTGCTGAAAGAGGACAAGAAGATCAGCGGCTGGCTGGCCAGAGGCCAGTGGACCGACGTCGGCAACCCGCAGGCCTACAGGGCCGCACAGAAGTGGATGCTGGAGAACATGCCCGGCACATATATCCACGGCCGCCTCCTCGTAGAGGGCGCCAAGCTGAACGGGCCGCTGGACGTGGGCAACAACGTGTCCGTGGGCAAGAACTCAGTGGTAGTAGGGCCAGTGATCATCGGCGAGAACACGGTGATCGGTGACAATGTCCTCATCGGCCCCTACACGTCTATCGGCAAGTCCTGCAACATTGGCAACGACTGCCGCATCCTGGCCTCGTACATCTACGACGGCGTCAAGGTCGGCGCCGGGTGTTCCGTCTCCGGAGCCATCATCGACGACGACGTCTCCATCGGCAAGTCCTGCACCCTGGAGAACGGCACGGTGATCGGCCCCAGAACCATGATCGGCAACGACGTGACCGTCCACTCGGACGTGCGCATCTGGCCCGAAGTGGTTATCCAGGCAGGTGTCAGCGTCGCCGAGGACACGATGAACGAACAGTTCGCCACAGACGTCAACGGCTCGTAA
- a CDS encoding Hsp20/alpha crystallin family protein, whose amino-acid sequence MRYTWDPFDEFRRMQYRMNRMLDELPEMFEPSGLPVQQEMAQVPYVDVMDRDSEVIVTADLPGVEKGDIQINVRGNTLEINAEKKSESERKEEGYLRRERGYNRFYRAIRLPAQVDDTKAHARFNNGVLEITLPKLEKRRGSSIPIN is encoded by the coding sequence ATGAGATACACATGGGACCCCTTTGACGAGTTCAGGAGAATGCAGTACAGGATGAACAGGATGCTGGACGAGCTCCCCGAGATGTTCGAGCCGTCAGGTCTGCCGGTGCAGCAGGAGATGGCCCAGGTACCTTATGTCGACGTTATGGACCGGGACAGCGAGGTCATCGTCACCGCCGACCTTCCGGGCGTGGAGAAAGGCGACATCCAGATCAACGTCCGGGGCAACACGCTCGAGATCAACGCTGAAAAGAAGTCGGAGAGCGAGCGGAAGGAAGAAGGCTACCTGAGGAGAGAGCGGGGCTACAACCGGTTTTACCGGGCTATCCGCCTGCCCGCGCAGGTAGATGACACGAAAGCCCACGCCCGCTTTAACAACGGCGTGCTCGAGATCACCCTGCCGAAACTGGAAAAGCGCCGCGGAAGCAGCATCCCGATTAACTGA
- a CDS encoding roadblock/LC7 domain-containing protein has translation MSPVEEVRRVIADLRRTGGFRALAVVSREGILVSSEIPGDAHPETFAAMSAVMLSAAETAYIEIGQAIPDRLIVETDEGKLIIMGAGERSMLVALADAKAGLGHLTVEMNRAVARLKELFG, from the coding sequence ATGAGCCCGGTAGAGGAGGTCAGGAGAGTGATCGCAGATCTCCGGAGGACCGGAGGCTTTAGAGCGCTGGCGGTAGTATCCCGGGAAGGGATTCTGGTCTCCTCTGAGATCCCGGGGGATGCCCACCCCGAAACGTTTGCAGCCATGTCAGCTGTCATGCTAAGCGCGGCGGAGACTGCCTATATAGAGATCGGCCAGGCGATACCTGACAGGCTCATCGTCGAGACGGACGAAGGTAAGCTGATTATCATGGGCGCGGGAGAAAGGTCGATGCTGGTGGCGCTGGCTGACGCTAAGGCAGGTTTAGGGCACCTCACAGTAGAGATGAACCGGGCCGTGGCCCGGCTAAAAGAATTGTTCGGCTGA